The Pseudomonas fluorescens genome includes a window with the following:
- a CDS encoding NADP-dependent glyceraldehyde-3-phosphate dehydrogenase, which yields MTTVPFLANLFPSATDIPPAYRLEGRIEQREYLVDGVLETWQGPLAVVRSPVYLTGELGDEQVILGSTPLLDAETALTALDAAVRAYDRGQGQWPTMRVAERIRHVETFLARMREQREAVVKLLMWEIGKNLKDSQKEFDRTCDYIVDTIDALKELDRRSSRFELEQDTLGQIRRVPLGVALCMGPYNYPLNETFTTLIPALIMGNTVVFKPAKLGVLLVRPLLEAFRDSFPAGVINVIYGSGRETVSALMASGKIDIFAFIGTNKAASDLKKLHPRPHRLRAALGLDAKNPGLVLPDVDLDNAVNEALTGSLSFNGQRCTALKILFVHEDVAPAFIEKFNARLATLKPGMPWEDGVALTPLPEASKVDYLHSLVADALAKGAEVKNAHGGESRSSFFYPAVLYPVNTAMRVYHEEQFGPVVPIVPYRDLNTVIDYVLESDFGQQLSIFGTNPAQVGKLVDTFANQVGRININAQCQRGPDTFPFNGRKNSAEGTLSVHDALRTFSIRTLVATKFQENNKALISDIIRERDSNFLTTDYIF from the coding sequence ATGACCACCGTCCCCTTCCTCGCCAACCTTTTTCCCAGCGCCACCGACATCCCGCCGGCCTACCGCCTCGAAGGCCGGATCGAACAGCGTGAATACCTGGTCGACGGCGTCCTGGAAACCTGGCAAGGGCCACTGGCCGTCGTCCGCAGCCCCGTTTACCTGACGGGTGAGCTGGGTGATGAACAAGTGATTCTCGGCAGCACGCCGCTGCTGGATGCCGAGACCGCCCTCACCGCCCTGGACGCTGCCGTGCGGGCTTACGATCGCGGCCAGGGCCAGTGGCCGACGATGCGCGTTGCCGAGCGCATCCGCCATGTGGAAACCTTCCTGGCACGCATGCGCGAGCAACGCGAGGCCGTGGTCAAGTTGCTGATGTGGGAAATCGGCAAGAACCTCAAGGACTCCCAGAAGGAGTTCGACCGCACCTGCGACTACATCGTCGACACCATCGACGCCCTCAAGGAGTTGGACCGGCGCTCCAGCCGCTTCGAGCTGGAACAGGACACCCTCGGGCAGATCCGACGCGTGCCCCTGGGCGTGGCCTTGTGCATGGGCCCCTACAACTACCCGCTGAACGAAACCTTCACCACGCTGATCCCGGCCTTGATCATGGGCAACACCGTGGTGTTCAAGCCGGCCAAGCTCGGCGTCCTGCTGGTGCGGCCGTTGCTGGAAGCCTTCCGCGACAGCTTCCCGGCGGGCGTGATCAACGTGATCTACGGCAGCGGCCGCGAAACGGTCAGCGCGCTGATGGCCAGCGGCAAGATCGACATCTTCGCCTTTATCGGCACCAACAAGGCCGCCAGTGACCTGAAGAAGCTCCACCCACGGCCACACCGCTTGCGCGCCGCCCTGGGGCTGGATGCGAAGAACCCCGGCCTGGTGCTGCCGGACGTCGACCTGGACAACGCGGTCAACGAGGCGCTGACCGGCTCGCTGTCATTCAACGGCCAGCGCTGCACGGCGCTGAAAATTCTGTTTGTCCATGAGGATGTGGCGCCGGCGTTCATCGAGAAGTTCAACGCCAGGCTCGCCACCCTGAAACCTGGCATGCCCTGGGAGGACGGTGTGGCGCTGACGCCGCTGCCCGAAGCGAGCAAAGTCGATTACTTGCATTCGCTGGTCGCCGATGCACTCGCCAAAGGTGCAGAAGTGAAGAATGCCCATGGCGGCGAATCGCGAAGCTCGTTTTTCTACCCCGCGGTGCTGTACCCAGTGAACACCGCGATGCGGGTCTACCATGAGGAACAGTTCGGTCCGGTCGTGCCCATCGTGCCGTACCGCGACCTCAATACCGTCATCGATTACGTACTGGAATCCGACTTCGGCCAGCAGCTCAGCATTTTCGGCACCAACCCGGCACAAGTCGGCAAGCTGGTGGACACCTTCGCCAACCAGGTCGGACGCATCAACATCAACGCCCAGTGCCAACGTGGCCCGGACACGTTCCCGTTCAATGGCCGGAAGAATTCGGCCGAGGGTACCTTGTCGGTCCACGATGCACTGCGCACCTTTTCCATCCGCACGCTGGTGGCAACCAAGTTCCAGGAGAACAACAAGGCGTTGATCAGCGACATCATCCGTGAGCGCGATTCCAACTTCCTGACCACTGACTACATCTTCTGA
- a CDS encoding autotransporter domain-containing protein, with amino-acid sequence MKTSLRPQALTTTFHTVSTSLLLLSSMEVQAWPAEETVQPWYDRTSSTHLDTALVGSEPASGKSPALFTVRNGDGHTQRMGLITGQQQITSTGGGLLVMPALADPDKDAVNLKGSSLGAYWSLTGPAGWHVDLSASGGRINGYSRTEQGQRQATEGHAVTLSVEGGFPIGISTHWVVEPQAQLINQRITLDTPNAESGTGDELSSWSGRVGARLKGNYQVNGLGVEPYLRTNLWHTVQGAGTVSLDKVDKISSSRKSSTVEVGLGLVARVTPAVSLYVSADYSSDVDDNDLNGIITSMGVRMRW; translated from the coding sequence ATGAAAACTTCCCTCCGTCCACAAGCGCTCACCACCACTTTCCATACCGTCTCGACATCGTTGCTGCTGCTTTCATCCATGGAGGTCCAGGCCTGGCCTGCCGAGGAGACCGTGCAGCCCTGGTACGACCGAACATCATCCACCCACCTCGATACCGCACTGGTTGGAAGTGAGCCTGCTTCCGGCAAAAGCCCCGCCCTGTTCACAGTGCGAAACGGCGACGGTCATACCCAGCGCATGGGACTGATCACTGGGCAACAGCAGATCACTTCAACCGGCGGCGGCCTGCTGGTGATGCCCGCGCTGGCCGACCCGGACAAAGATGCCGTCAACCTGAAAGGTTCGAGCCTCGGCGCCTACTGGAGCCTGACCGGCCCCGCGGGCTGGCACGTCGACCTGAGCGCCAGCGGCGGCCGGATCAATGGCTACAGCCGCACCGAACAAGGCCAGCGCCAGGCCACCGAAGGCCATGCGGTGACGCTGTCGGTCGAAGGTGGCTTCCCTATTGGCATCAGCACCCACTGGGTGGTCGAACCCCAGGCGCAACTGATCAACCAGCGCATCACCCTCGATACGCCGAATGCCGAGAGCGGCACCGGCGATGAACTGAGCAGTTGGAGCGGCCGCGTTGGCGCACGCCTCAAGGGTAACTACCAGGTCAACGGCCTCGGTGTGGAGCCTTACCTGCGAACCAACCTGTGGCACACCGTCCAGGGCGCCGGCACGGTGTCCCTGGATAAGGTCGACAAGATCAGCAGCAGCCGAAAATCCTCTACCGTCGAAGTCGGCCTGGGCCTGGTCGCCCGGGTCACGCCGGCGGTCAGCCTGTATGTCAGTGCCGATTACAGCAGTGACGTCGACGACAACGACCTCAATGGCATCATTACCAGCATGGGCGTGCGGATGCGCTGGTGA
- a CDS encoding autotransporter outer membrane beta-barrel domain-containing protein, which translates to MIRHDRGFNRLFNAVWISAPFLLPVPATMAACTLTPTAGDDAYVCDSGTSPGLTDLSGNNSLTMPANGSGVISGDVTFGAGVDRIVINANGLIDGDVQQGSGVDDFIMNGGRILSLAQGDGLDTFLMTGGTIVDAFEDGDVAQMTGGTIGRVDMKLDDNVFDMSGGQIIGNLVTGFGQDTISLSAGRIGGNVSVSGGNDSITVSGGEILGEVRASAGDDQLQWSGGLIHSAILMGDGSDTALLSNLDETGLSITPSVNGGLGQDVLTFEGSTSSTGARYLNWETVNLTQGSQLDLNDTLTLGDSATGTGTLNIESGSTLTATQGVVAPFTAGQLATLNNAGTIDLTQGNTRTIDTLTVQGNYVGDNGQLHVQTAIGADGSASDKLVVNGGTLTGNTAITVTNLGGTGALTTQDGIEVVQAQGGAVSNIDAFSLAQSVSAGAFDYRLFKGGVTGNQNNWYLRSTVVAGPVAAPIPTAPPAPGAPPVPTLPPLPTAVPGAAPIPLYRPEVPTWSVLPPAAAQLTLMALGTFHDRQGDQRLLTETGAFGAGWGRVYGVDLDKTWAGTVTPQFDGSIKGFQVGNDLYSSLLSGGQTQRIGFFVGHTELNGNVKGFNLGFEGRHAGKIELDGDSYGLYWTLTDPNGGYVDTVVMGTRLNGDNRSERGLKIDNRGHALTASAETGYPFKVTADWDFEPQAQIIYQKVSLDTQNDGVSKVEFDSDGAWTGRLGARLKGRYQVSGMPVEPYLRANLWHTFSGTDSVIFDDTERVETQQRASTGDLGIGVTVSLAPSVAMYAGANYSQNLDSNQQHSVMGNVGLRISW; encoded by the coding sequence ATGATTCGGCACGATAGAGGATTCAATCGGCTGTTCAACGCTGTGTGGATATCAGCCCCCTTCCTGTTACCCGTCCCGGCCACCATGGCCGCTTGCACGCTGACGCCAACCGCAGGCGATGACGCTTATGTCTGCGACAGCGGCACCAGCCCCGGGCTGACGGACCTTTCGGGTAACAACAGCCTGACCATGCCCGCCAACGGCAGTGGTGTCATTAGCGGCGACGTCACATTCGGTGCCGGCGTCGACCGCATCGTGATCAATGCCAACGGCTTGATTGACGGTGATGTCCAGCAAGGCTCCGGCGTGGACGACTTCATCATGAATGGCGGCAGGATCCTGTCCCTGGCACAAGGTGACGGTCTCGATACGTTCTTGATGACCGGCGGCACCATCGTCGACGCGTTCGAAGACGGCGACGTTGCGCAGATGACCGGCGGCACGATCGGCCGGGTCGACATGAAGCTCGATGACAACGTTTTCGATATGTCAGGCGGGCAGATCATTGGCAACCTGGTGACCGGTTTCGGCCAGGACACCATCAGCCTCTCCGCCGGACGCATCGGCGGCAATGTCAGCGTCAGCGGCGGCAACGACAGCATTACCGTCAGCGGCGGCGAAATCCTCGGCGAGGTCCGGGCCAGTGCCGGCGATGACCAGTTGCAGTGGAGCGGTGGCCTCATTCACTCGGCTATTTTGATGGGTGACGGCAGCGACACGGCGCTGTTGAGCAACCTCGATGAGACCGGGCTGAGCATCACCCCCAGCGTGAATGGCGGATTGGGCCAAGACGTCCTGACCTTTGAAGGCAGCACCTCCAGCACCGGCGCCCGTTACCTCAATTGGGAAACGGTCAACCTCACCCAAGGCTCGCAACTGGACCTTAATGACACGCTGACGTTGGGTGACAGCGCCACCGGCACAGGGACGCTCAACATCGAGAGCGGCAGCACGCTGACGGCGACCCAAGGCGTTGTCGCCCCTTTTACTGCCGGTCAACTGGCGACGCTCAACAATGCCGGCACGATAGACCTTACCCAGGGCAACACCCGCACCATCGATACCCTCACCGTCCAGGGTAACTACGTCGGCGACAACGGCCAGTTGCACGTGCAAACGGCAATCGGCGCCGATGGCTCCGCCAGCGACAAGCTGGTGGTCAACGGCGGGACGCTCACTGGCAATACCGCCATCACAGTCACGAACCTGGGCGGCACGGGCGCACTGACGACTCAGGATGGCATCGAAGTGGTCCAGGCCCAGGGCGGCGCGGTCAGTAACATCGATGCCTTTTCTCTGGCGCAGTCCGTCTCGGCCGGCGCGTTCGATTACCGCCTGTTCAAAGGCGGCGTGACGGGTAATCAAAACAACTGGTACCTGCGCTCCACCGTGGTCGCCGGACCGGTAGCGGCGCCCATCCCGACGGCGCCCCCCGCACCGGGCGCGCCCCCCGTCCCGACGCTACCGCCGTTGCCAACCGCAGTGCCCGGCGCGGCCCCCATCCCGTTGTATCGTCCGGAAGTGCCGACCTGGTCGGTGCTGCCTCCGGCGGCGGCGCAATTGACGTTGATGGCCCTCGGTACGTTCCATGACCGCCAGGGTGACCAGCGCCTGCTCACGGAAACCGGCGCGTTCGGCGCGGGTTGGGGTCGGGTCTATGGCGTAGACCTGGATAAAACCTGGGCCGGTACGGTGACGCCGCAGTTCGATGGGTCGATCAAAGGGTTCCAGGTGGGCAACGACCTATACAGTTCGCTTCTGTCCGGCGGCCAGACCCAGCGCATTGGCTTCTTCGTCGGGCACACGGAATTGAACGGCAATGTCAAAGGCTTCAACCTGGGTTTCGAAGGCCGACACGCCGGCAAGATAGAACTCGACGGCGACAGCTACGGGCTCTACTGGACGCTCACCGACCCCAACGGCGGCTACGTCGACACCGTGGTGATGGGCACGCGATTGAACGGCGACAACCGGTCCGAACGCGGCCTGAAAATCGACAATCGCGGGCACGCCTTGACCGCTTCGGCGGAGACCGGCTACCCCTTCAAGGTGACCGCTGACTGGGACTTTGAACCCCAGGCCCAGATCATCTACCAAAAGGTCTCCCTGGATACGCAAAACGATGGGGTCTCCAAGGTCGAATTCGATTCCGACGGTGCCTGGACCGGCCGGCTCGGTGCGCGCCTCAAGGGCCGCTACCAGGTCAGCGGCATGCCCGTGGAACCGTACCTGCGCGCCAACCTCTGGCATACGTTTTCCGGCACCGACTCAGTGATATTCGACGACACCGAACGGGTCGAGACCCAACAGCGCGCCTCCACCGGCGACCTCGGGATTGGCGTCACCGTGAGCCTGGCGCCCAGCGTCGCCATGTACGCCGGCGCGAACTATAGCCAAAACCTCGACAGCAACCAGCAACACAGTGTCATGGGCAACGTCGGTTTACGAATCAGCTGGTAG
- a CDS encoding endonuclease/exonuclease/phosphatase family protein, producing the protein MPSELPAAVHRLRILTVNTHKGFTALNRRFILPELREAVRSTGADLVFLQEVLGEHDRHASRYDNWPQTSQYEFLADSMWSDFAYGRNAVYPDGHHGNALLSKYPIRQFRNLDVSITGPERRGLLHCVLDVPGHAAVHGICVHLSLLESHRQLQLKLLCQLLDSLPEDAPVIIAGDFNDWQLRGNLALARRGYLHEAFEHHHGRPARTYPARFPLLRLDRIYLRNASSHAPQILGNKPWTHLSDHLPLSVEVHL; encoded by the coding sequence ATGCCATCGGAGCTGCCTGCGGCGGTTCATCGGCTGCGGATCCTGACGGTCAATACCCACAAGGGTTTCACCGCCCTCAACCGTCGCTTCATCCTGCCCGAATTGCGCGAAGCGGTGCGCAGTACCGGCGCCGACCTGGTGTTCCTGCAAGAGGTGCTGGGCGAACATGACCGACACGCGTCACGCTACGACAACTGGCCCCAGACATCCCAGTACGAATTCCTCGCCGACAGCATGTGGAGCGACTTCGCCTACGGCCGCAATGCCGTCTACCCCGATGGCCACCATGGCAACGCCCTGCTCTCCAAATACCCGATCCGCCAGTTTCGCAATCTCGATGTGTCCATCACCGGCCCGGAGCGGCGCGGGTTGTTGCACTGTGTGCTGGATGTGCCCGGGCACGCCGCTGTCCATGGGATCTGCGTGCACTTGAGTCTTCTGGAAAGCCATCGCCAATTGCAGCTCAAACTGCTCTGCCAACTGCTCGATTCGCTGCCCGAGGACGCCCCGGTGATCATTGCCGGCGACTTCAACGACTGGCAGCTGCGTGGCAACCTCGCCCTCGCCCGCCGTGGCTATCTGCATGAAGCCTTCGAGCACCACCATGGTCGCCCCGCCAGGACCTATCCAGCCCGCTTCCCGCTGTTGCGCCTGGACCGTATTTATCTGCGCAACGCCAGCAGCCATGCCCCGCAAATCCTGGGCAACAAACCGTGGACGCACCTGAGCGATCACCTGCCGCTTTCGGTGGAAGTGCATTTGTAG
- a CDS encoding PIG-L deacetylase family protein: MKPASRLPGRQHPQIWNSAAQLADIPIISTQTLIPAGARAVVLSPHPGDEIGACGGLLQLLNNLDQPMLLISVSDGALIHPGSPLWTDERLRTHRPHPQESVDALHRLGIAAHGLQWVRGGFPEKALAEHEAELTDFIARHLRPGDVVFSTWRQDGDSDHETVGRAGALAADRIGVAFNELPVWAWHWPVREQNKIPWHRARKLRLDVWTTARKRHAMYAYVSQLNGEPASGIAPLVPRVILDRMGMPYEIVFI, encoded by the coding sequence ATGAAACCCGCCTCTCGCTTGCCCGGCCGGCAGCATCCGCAAATCTGGAACAGCGCTGCGCAACTGGCCGATATCCCGATTATCAGTACCCAGACGCTCATTCCCGCCGGCGCCCGCGCGGTCGTCCTCTCCCCGCATCCAGGCGATGAGATCGGCGCCTGTGGCGGATTGCTGCAGTTGCTGAACAATCTTGATCAACCCATGTTGCTGATCTCGGTCTCCGATGGAGCCCTGATCCATCCCGGTTCACCGTTGTGGACCGATGAGCGCCTGCGTACACACCGCCCTCACCCGCAGGAAAGCGTGGACGCCCTGCATCGCCTGGGCATAGCCGCCCATGGCCTGCAATGGGTACGCGGTGGTTTCCCGGAAAAGGCCTTGGCCGAACACGAGGCCGAGCTCACCGACTTCATCGCGCGTCACCTGCGCCCCGGTGACGTGGTGTTCAGCACCTGGCGCCAGGATGGCGACAGCGACCACGAGACCGTCGGGCGCGCCGGGGCCCTGGCCGCCGACAGGATCGGGGTGGCGTTCAACGAACTGCCGGTGTGGGCCTGGCACTGGCCGGTCCGTGAGCAAAACAAGATCCCCTGGCACCGGGCCCGCAAACTGCGCCTGGATGTCTGGACTACCGCCCGCAAGCGTCACGCCATGTACGCTTACGTCAGCCAACTCAACGGCGAACCGGCGAGCGGCATCGCCCCGCTGGTGCCCCGGGTTATCCTGGATCGGATGGGTATGCCGTATGAGATTGTCTTCATCTGA
- the glgX gene encoding glycogen debranching protein GlgX, with protein MTRPKKNTPPPVIEASRIREGLPFPLGATWDGLGVNFALFSANATKVELCIFDDAGEVELERIELPEYTDEIYHGYLPDAHPGLIYGYRVYGPYDPANGHRFNPNKLLIDPYAKQLVGQLKWSEALFGYTIGHPDGDLSFDERDSAPFVPKCKVIDPAHTWGHDHRVSVPWDKTILYETHVRGLTMRHPSVPENLRGTFAGLMVDDVLEHIRKLGVSSVELLPIHAFVNDQHLLHKGMTNYWGYNSIAFFAPDPRYLASGKIAEFKEMVAHLHEANLEVILDVVYNHTAEGNEQGPTLSMRGIDNASYYRLMPDDKRYYINDSGTGNTLDLSHPCVLQMVTDSLRYWATEMHVDGFRFDLATILGRYHDGFDERHSFLVACRQDPVLRQVKMIAEPWDCGPGGYQVGRFPPGWVEWNDKFRDTVRAFWKGDDGQLADFASRMTASGEMFNQRGRRPYASVNFVTAHDGFTLHDLVSYNDKHNEANDENNQDGSNNNLSWNHGVEGPTDDPEINALRHRQMRNFFATLLLAQGTPMIVAGDEFARTQHGNNNAYCQDSEIGWINWDLSEDGATLLKFVKRLIKLRLAYPILRRGRFLVGNYNEDIGVKDVTWLAPDGSEMTIEQWQDSHGRCLGMLMDGRAQETGIRRKAGDATLLLVVNAHHDIVNFRLPEVPEGSFWTCMVDTNQPTVRGQERFDFDSEYSVTGRSLLLFELQREEEE; from the coding sequence ATGACCCGTCCAAAAAAAAACACGCCGCCGCCCGTGATCGAGGCTTCGCGGATTCGTGAAGGGCTGCCTTTTCCACTGGGTGCAACCTGGGATGGCCTCGGGGTCAATTTCGCGCTGTTTTCAGCCAATGCCACCAAGGTCGAACTGTGCATTTTCGACGATGCCGGCGAAGTCGAACTCGAACGCATCGAGCTGCCGGAGTACACCGACGAGATTTACCACGGTTATTTGCCGGATGCCCACCCGGGCTTGATCTATGGCTACCGGGTCTACGGCCCATACGACCCGGCGAACGGCCACCGTTTCAACCCCAACAAGTTGCTGATCGACCCGTATGCCAAGCAACTGGTCGGCCAGTTGAAGTGGTCGGAAGCCCTCTTCGGCTACACCATCGGCCATCCCGATGGCGACCTCAGTTTCGATGAGCGCGACAGCGCCCCGTTCGTCCCCAAGTGCAAAGTCATCGACCCTGCGCATACCTGGGGCCACGACCATCGCGTCAGCGTCCCCTGGGACAAGACCATCCTGTATGAGACCCACGTGCGCGGCCTCACCATGCGTCACCCTTCGGTGCCCGAGAACCTGCGTGGTACGTTCGCCGGGCTGATGGTCGATGATGTGCTGGAGCATATCCGCAAGCTGGGTGTCTCTTCGGTGGAACTGCTGCCCATCCATGCCTTCGTCAATGACCAGCACCTGCTGCACAAAGGCATGACCAACTACTGGGGTTACAACAGCATCGCCTTCTTTGCCCCGGACCCACGTTACCTGGCCAGCGGCAAGATCGCCGAGTTCAAGGAGATGGTCGCCCACCTGCACGAGGCCAACCTGGAAGTCATCCTCGACGTGGTCTACAACCACACCGCCGAAGGCAACGAACAGGGGCCCACCCTGTCCATGCGCGGCATCGATAACGCCTCGTACTACCGGCTGATGCCCGACGACAAACGCTACTACATCAACGATTCCGGCACCGGTAATACCCTGGACCTGAGCCATCCTTGCGTTCTGCAAATGGTCACCGACTCCCTGCGCTATTGGGCCACGGAGATGCACGTCGATGGCTTCCGCTTCGACCTGGCGACCATTCTGGGCCGCTACCATGACGGCTTCGACGAGCGCCACAGCTTCCTTGTGGCCTGCCGCCAGGACCCGGTGCTGCGCCAGGTGAAAATGATCGCCGAGCCTTGGGACTGCGGCCCCGGGGGCTACCAGGTGGGACGCTTCCCGCCGGGCTGGGTCGAGTGGAACGACAAGTTCCGCGACACGGTGCGGGCCTTCTGGAAGGGCGACGACGGCCAGCTTGCCGATTTCGCCAGCCGAATGACGGCCTCGGGCGAGATGTTCAACCAGCGTGGTCGGCGTCCGTACGCCTCGGTGAACTTCGTCACCGCCCATGACGGTTTCACCTTGCATGACCTGGTGTCGTACAACGACAAGCACAACGAGGCCAACGACGAGAACAACCAGGATGGCAGCAATAACAACCTGTCCTGGAACCATGGCGTCGAAGGGCCGACGGACGATCCAGAGATCAACGCGCTGCGTCATCGGCAGATGCGCAACTTCTTCGCCACCCTGCTGCTGGCTCAAGGTACGCCGATGATCGTCGCCGGCGACGAATTCGCCCGTACCCAGCACGGCAATAACAACGCCTATTGCCAGGACAGCGAGATCGGTTGGATCAATTGGGACCTGAGCGAGGATGGCGCGACGCTGCTCAAGTTCGTCAAGCGCCTGATCAAGTTGCGCCTGGCCTATCCGATCCTGCGACGCGGGCGGTTCCTGGTGGGTAACTACAACGAGGACATCGGCGTCAAGGACGTGACCTGGCTGGCCCCGGACGGCAGCGAAATGACCATTGAGCAATGGCAGGACAGCCATGGTCGCTGCCTCGGCATGCTGATGGACGGCCGCGCCCAGGAGACCGGCATTCGACGCAAGGCCGGCGATGCAACGCTGCTACTGGTGGTCAACGCCCACCATGACATCGTCAACTTCCGCTTGCCGGAAGTCCCCGAGGGCAGTTTCTGGACCTGCATGGTCGACACCAACCAGCCGACCGTTCGAGGACAAGAGCGCTTCGATTTCGATTCCGAATATTCCGTCACCGGGCGCTCGCTGCTGCTGTTTGAGCTGCAACGCGAAGAAGAGGAATGA
- a CDS encoding DUF2934 domain-containing protein, which translates to MSTDDKRIREFAYQIWESEGKPAGQEKRHWEMARKLAEAEALAPSKPPKAASKPAASKTDGAKPAAAKSATAKTAAKNTSPKAKPAAKPSAATAAVVPPANKTADKKPRAPRKPPAV; encoded by the coding sequence ATGAGTACCGACGATAAACGCATTCGCGAATTCGCCTATCAGATCTGGGAGTCCGAGGGTAAGCCCGCCGGGCAGGAGAAACGCCACTGGGAGATGGCGCGCAAACTGGCCGAAGCCGAAGCGCTGGCGCCGAGCAAGCCACCCAAGGCGGCGAGCAAACCAGCGGCCAGCAAAACCGATGGCGCCAAGCCTGCTGCCGCCAAGAGCGCCACGGCCAAGACTGCCGCAAAAAACACGTCGCCCAAGGCCAAGCCTGCGGCCAAACCCTCCGCAGCGACTGCAGCAGTAGTGCCACCCGCCAACAAAACAGCGGACAAGAAGCCCCGGGCACCGCGCAAGCCGCCGGCTGTTTGA